In Brevibacillus brevis NBRC 100599, a single genomic region encodes these proteins:
- a CDS encoding CPBP family intramembrane glutamic endopeptidase: protein MWTNTFRYMTKNPLLLLFLMMMLFLPLLASWGQFLSSGFFGQTVSVSLLFWPKTDWKVAVPLPGWLIFGVISLIYVGGILWLVRGKKLGQAFLFILVGLLLAKAAGAAFQAISGWSTTQPIGAQSLAGKANLLVFATWHNPLWEELVFRGIPFLLLTLIYRRSTDLPTGVKWMYLLIPSMIFAYYHVPGHGLGILFESFLIGVLWAWAALRWGLLAPIILHIYADAMIIPSLPKMKNMPLEEIPWLVNQSMLLQSIWALCVLGFLILVLALLIIGWRKARKAY, encoded by the coding sequence GTGTGGACAAATACATTTCGATACATGACCAAAAACCCACTTTTACTCCTTTTCTTGATGATGATGCTCTTTTTGCCCTTGCTCGCCTCCTGGGGACAATTTCTCTCCTCAGGTTTTTTCGGACAAACTGTTTCCGTATCTCTACTATTCTGGCCGAAAACCGATTGGAAGGTCGCTGTTCCGCTTCCTGGCTGGCTTATTTTTGGTGTGATCTCGCTGATTTACGTTGGCGGCATCTTATGGCTTGTACGGGGGAAAAAGTTGGGGCAAGCCTTTCTGTTCATCCTTGTCGGGCTCTTATTGGCAAAAGCGGCTGGAGCTGCCTTTCAGGCGATTAGCGGATGGTCTACCACGCAGCCAATTGGTGCTCAGTCACTCGCTGGCAAAGCAAATCTGCTTGTGTTTGCCACTTGGCATAATCCTTTGTGGGAGGAGCTTGTCTTTCGCGGCATCCCGTTTCTTTTGCTAACACTCATCTATCGAAGGAGCACAGACCTGCCCACTGGTGTGAAGTGGATGTATCTACTCATTCCTTCCATGATTTTCGCCTACTATCACGTACCTGGGCATGGTCTAGGAATTCTTTTCGAATCGTTTCTCATTGGTGTTTTGTGGGCATGGGCAGCACTTCGCTGGGGATTGCTAGCTCCGATCATCCTGCACATTTATGCGGACGCGATGATCATCCCTTCTCTCCCCAAAATGAAAAACATGCCTCTGGAGGAGATTCCCTGGCTGGTCAACCAAAGCATGCTGCTACAGTCAATCTGGGCTTTATGTGTACTCGGTTTTCTCATACTGGTTCTTGCTCTGTTGATAATCGGCTGGCGAAAAGCAAGAAAAGCTTACTAA
- a CDS encoding HD domain-containing protein, producing MQQPQLLHEEKVFKDPVHRYVHVRDKFIWDLINSAEFQRLRRVRQLGTSFFTFHGGEHSRFNHSLGVYELMRRILETFEGRIQLTYEEKLLCLCAALLHDVGHGPFSHSFEKVFKYHHEDWTRAILLGDTQINRILRRFDDSFPKKLAEVINKTYDNKLIVSLISSQLDADRMDYLLRDAYYTGVNYGNFEIERILRVMRPQEDGIVFKFSGMHAVEDYIMSRYQMYWQVYFHPVTRSAEVILCKIFQRAKLLFSQGYPFMQEPVMLLPFLQEKVELADYLALDESIILFYMQLWRREQDPVLKDLCARFLDRNLFKYVEYNPRDFRLLSELKELFQSAGIDPMYYLEVDTTSDLPYDFYRAGEEEERIPIMLQMPSGELVELSQKSEIVQAISGKRRFDYKLYFPLDKVMALPGDLSRKIRERLGVMEDA from the coding sequence ATGCAACAGCCCCAGCTTCTTCATGAAGAAAAGGTATTCAAAGACCCTGTCCACCGCTACGTCCACGTGCGGGACAAATTCATTTGGGATTTGATCAACTCGGCAGAATTCCAACGTTTGCGCAGAGTCAGGCAACTGGGCACCAGCTTTTTTACGTTTCACGGTGGAGAGCATAGCCGCTTTAACCACTCGCTTGGCGTGTATGAACTGATGCGCAGAATTTTGGAGACGTTCGAAGGCCGTATTCAGTTGACGTACGAGGAAAAGCTGCTGTGTCTATGTGCGGCTTTGCTCCACGATGTGGGCCACGGTCCGTTTTCCCATTCTTTTGAAAAGGTGTTCAAGTATCACCACGAGGATTGGACGCGCGCCATTTTGCTTGGAGATACGCAAATCAACCGAATTCTTCGTCGGTTTGATGATAGCTTCCCGAAGAAATTGGCAGAAGTGATTAATAAGACATATGACAATAAACTGATCGTAAGTCTCATCTCCAGCCAGCTCGATGCCGATCGGATGGATTACTTACTGCGTGATGCCTACTATACGGGCGTCAATTACGGCAATTTCGAGATTGAGCGAATCTTGCGTGTCATGCGGCCGCAGGAGGATGGCATTGTCTTTAAATTCAGCGGGATGCATGCTGTCGAAGACTACATCATGTCTCGTTATCAAATGTACTGGCAGGTCTATTTCCATCCGGTGACGCGAAGTGCCGAAGTCATCTTGTGCAAAATTTTTCAACGGGCGAAGCTCTTGTTCTCCCAAGGCTATCCGTTCATGCAGGAGCCTGTCATGCTGCTGCCTTTCTTGCAGGAAAAAGTAGAGCTGGCTGACTATTTAGCGCTTGATGAGTCGATCATTCTTTTCTATATGCAGCTCTGGCGCAGAGAGCAAGACCCTGTGTTGAAAGATTTGTGCGCCCGTTTTTTGGACAGGAATCTCTTTAAATACGTCGAATATAATCCGAGGGATTTTCGCTTGCTGTCTGAGTTGAAAGAACTATTTCAATCTGCCGGAATTGATCCGATGTATTATTTGGAGGTAGACACGACCTCCGATCTTCCGTATGATTTTTACCGTGCCGGAGAAGAAGAGGAGCGCATTCCGATTATGCTCCAAATGCCTTCAGGCGAACTTGTCGAGCTGTCACAGAAGTCAGAAATTGTACAGGCCATTAGCGGAAAGCGGCGTTTTGATTACAAGCTGTACTTTCCATTGGATAAAGTCATGGCTTTGCCGGGGGATCTCTCCCGTAAGATTCGAGAACGTCTGGGAGTGATGGAGGATGCTTAA